One part of the Pseudomonas sp. MYb118 genome encodes these proteins:
- a CDS encoding SDR family NAD(P)-dependent oxidoreductase, with protein MSNSKKVIVITGASQGLGAGMVKAFRDLDYKVVATSRSIKPSTDPDILTVAGDIGNPEVAQKVIREAVERFGRVDTLINNAGIFVAKPFTEYTAEDYANVLSVNLNGFFYITQLAIAEMEKHGSGHVVNITTSLVDHAIDGVPSVLASLTKGGLNAATKSLAIEYAKRGIRVNAVSPGIIKTPMHGEETHAALGALHPVGHMGEISDIAQAVVYLDSANFVTGEILHVDGGQSAGH; from the coding sequence ATGAGCAATTCGAAAAAAGTCATCGTTATCACTGGCGCTTCCCAAGGTCTCGGCGCAGGCATGGTCAAGGCATTCCGTGACCTGGACTACAAAGTCGTCGCCACCTCGCGCTCGATCAAACCGTCCACCGACCCGGACATCCTCACCGTGGCCGGTGACATCGGTAACCCGGAAGTCGCACAGAAAGTCATCCGCGAGGCCGTCGAACGTTTCGGTCGCGTCGACACCCTGATCAACAACGCCGGGATCTTCGTCGCCAAACCCTTCACCGAGTACACCGCTGAAGACTACGCCAACGTACTGTCGGTGAACCTCAACGGCTTCTTCTACATCACCCAACTGGCCATCGCCGAAATGGAAAAACATGGCAGCGGCCACGTGGTGAACATCACCACCAGCCTGGTCGACCATGCCATCGACGGCGTGCCATCGGTATTGGCCTCGCTGACCAAAGGCGGCCTGAACGCCGCCACCAAATCCCTGGCCATCGAATACGCCAAACGCGGGATTCGGGTGAACGCAGTGAGCCCTGGCATCATCAAGACGCCGATGCATGGCGAGGAAACCCACGCGGCACTGGGCGCACTGCATCCGGTCGGGCACATGGGCGAGATCAGCGACATCGCGCAGGCGGTTGTGTACCTGGATTCGGCCAACTTCGTGACGGGTGAGATCCTGCACGTGGATGGTGGGCAGAGTGCGGGGCACTGA
- a CDS encoding Panacea domain-containing protein: MHPSLQIANEIIQRGAAKNPPRYYTPMQLLKLVYLCHGWMLGLYSRPLIQEPVQAWKYGPVIPELYQSLKVYRDAPVPCILPVHQPVEPLDVYESTMVDQVMQMYGDRSGIALSQITHAPNTPWSMTFRGDTLGSIIPNELIMDHYQQLYRERTAHAAATS, translated from the coding sequence ATGCACCCATCATTACAAATTGCTAATGAAATCATTCAGCGTGGCGCAGCCAAGAATCCTCCACGCTATTACACCCCTATGCAGCTGCTTAAGCTGGTTTATCTCTGCCATGGCTGGATGCTTGGGCTGTACTCGCGCCCCCTGATCCAAGAACCAGTTCAAGCTTGGAAATACGGCCCGGTAATTCCGGAGCTTTATCAGAGCCTGAAGGTGTATCGCGACGCACCGGTTCCTTGCATTCTCCCAGTTCACCAACCTGTTGAACCGCTCGACGTGTATGAGTCAACAATGGTTGACCAGGTAATGCAAATGTACGGTGACCGGTCAGGGATCGCCCTCTCCCAGATCACGCATGCGCCAAATACACCATGGTCGATGACGTTTAGAGGGGACACACTCGGGTCTATCATCCCTAACGAATTGATCATGGATCATTACCAGCAGCTATACAGGGAACGTACAGCGCATGCAGCAGCCACGAGCTGA
- a CDS encoding nucleoside deaminase — protein MSTLNSAQEAVDTVANEAIYAALQQTFAVGGAIINNATGELIAALHNNVLMPFPGNTTTWFLPHDPTAHGERQLVDWYYQNAARLSLPPPNQLTVVTTLDPCAMCAGSLLTAGFNVAVSAIDDYAGINYNSQFNFPTLPPQIRQQAQNTWAYYAIAAPVSRAYQGSNSPVFGGQSIDSAAYFLCSSIFSASVNTVRDASNNSGLPPDQLKNPATLPANSKVRQALTALSPFALTVKSANPRDPGAELAPPLLKTAQQSHEFNAVALIDPFGNLLACLGGAENQSPIRTAFMETTRNYAIMRWTLMNDPDPAVRAEAGQYLTHPKYGTFVFLYAPDPTTPQAVMTFGAYGSTMEGPVPQSYPSNLQYVLLPGNTTAQALSTLAQNLPPFYTQSVQVAPAQVLSQDLINAVKNGV, from the coding sequence ATGAGCACATTGAACAGTGCACAGGAAGCCGTAGACACCGTCGCCAACGAAGCCATTTACGCGGCACTGCAGCAGACTTTCGCGGTAGGCGGCGCCATCATCAACAACGCAACCGGCGAACTCATCGCCGCACTGCACAACAACGTTCTGATGCCCTTTCCGGGCAACACAACCACATGGTTTTTACCCCATGACCCAACCGCCCACGGCGAACGACAACTGGTGGACTGGTACTACCAGAACGCCGCACGCCTGAGCCTGCCACCGCCCAACCAGCTGACCGTCGTCACCACGCTGGACCCGTGCGCCATGTGCGCCGGTTCGTTACTGACCGCAGGCTTCAACGTCGCCGTCAGTGCAATTGATGACTATGCCGGCATCAACTACAACAGCCAGTTCAACTTTCCGACATTACCACCGCAAATACGCCAGCAGGCGCAGAACACCTGGGCCTATTACGCCATTGCGGCGCCGGTCAGCCGGGCTTACCAGGGCTCGAACAGCCCGGTGTTCGGCGGCCAGAGCATCGACTCGGCGGCTTACTTTCTGTGCAGCTCGATCTTCTCCGCGAGCGTCAACACCGTGCGCGATGCCAGCAACAACAGCGGCCTGCCACCGGACCAACTGAAAAACCCCGCCACCCTGCCGGCCAACAGCAAAGTACGCCAGGCACTCACGGCACTCAGCCCGTTTGCGTTGACCGTGAAATCGGCCAACCCTCGCGACCCCGGCGCTGAACTCGCCCCACCACTGCTGAAAACCGCCCAACAGAGCCATGAATTCAACGCCGTCGCGCTGATCGACCCATTCGGCAACCTGCTGGCGTGCCTGGGCGGCGCGGAAAACCAGTCGCCCATTCGTACAGCCTTCATGGAAACCACCCGCAACTACGCGATCATGCGCTGGACCCTGATGAACGACCCCGACCCGGCCGTCCGCGCCGAAGCCGGTCAATACCTGACCCACCCGAAGTACGGCACCTTCGTCTTCCTCTACGCCCCCGACCCGACAACACCGCAAGCCGTCATGACCTTCGGCGCCTACGGCTCCACCATGGAAGGCCCCGTGCCGCAAAGCTATCCGTCCAACCTGCAATACGTGCTGCTGCCAGGTAACACCACGGCCCAGGCACTCTCGACACTGGCCCAGAACCTGCCGCCGTTCTACACCCAAAGCGTACAGGTCGCACCCGCCCAGGTACTGAGCCAGGACCTGATCAACGCCGTCAAAAACGGCGTGTAA
- a CDS encoding methyltransferase: MPARGVEDDVLTGEALLARFMALDAFLIEHQSLWKPRPFTHLQLPWETSHPELATWLRARSLEAAESAHHQPALLEHAPEPFASLAARALSLSAVGPLPNHALEAASHRLNVDVPGRKWQQIEAFASRLSFARPTRHWLDWCSGKGHLGRRLLQADQQLTCLEYDPALVLSGQALSQRHQLPALHIEQDVLAADTTSLLDASHTPVALHACGDLHVRLIQLASAAGCKQMAIAPCCYNRIGPTHYRPVSSTAGQSALQLNLEDLSLPMSETVTAGARVRRQRDTSMARRLAFDLLQRQLRGIDEYLPTPSLPVSWLDKPFAEYCYHLAALKELSTIGTQDWSAVEAAGWRRLAQVRNLELVRGLFRRPLELWLVLDRALFLTEQGYTLRLGTFCETPLTPRNFLLLAERD, translated from the coding sequence ATGCCTGCCAGGGGCGTTGAAGACGATGTGCTGACGGGCGAGGCCTTGCTCGCCCGGTTCATGGCACTGGATGCTTTTCTGATCGAGCATCAGTCACTGTGGAAACCCAGGCCATTCACGCATTTGCAGCTTCCTTGGGAAACCTCCCACCCGGAGTTGGCCACCTGGCTACGCGCGAGGTCGCTGGAAGCCGCAGAAAGCGCCCACCACCAACCCGCCCTCTTGGAACATGCACCGGAGCCATTCGCGTCACTGGCGGCACGGGCCCTTTCCCTGAGCGCGGTAGGCCCACTGCCAAACCATGCACTCGAAGCCGCCAGCCACCGATTGAATGTCGATGTGCCGGGGCGTAAGTGGCAGCAGATCGAGGCGTTCGCCAGTCGATTATCCTTCGCCAGGCCAACCAGGCATTGGCTGGACTGGTGTTCAGGCAAGGGCCACCTGGGGCGGCGATTGTTGCAAGCCGATCAGCAACTCACCTGCCTTGAGTACGACCCGGCACTGGTCCTCAGCGGCCAGGCCCTCAGCCAACGCCATCAACTGCCTGCCTTGCATATCGAGCAGGATGTACTCGCTGCCGATACGACGTCATTGCTTGATGCGAGCCATACGCCGGTGGCGCTGCACGCGTGCGGTGACCTGCATGTACGGCTGATCCAGCTCGCCAGCGCCGCCGGGTGCAAACAAATGGCCATCGCACCTTGCTGCTATAACCGGATCGGTCCGACGCACTATCGGCCAGTTTCCTCGACTGCCGGGCAATCAGCACTACAGCTGAATCTCGAAGATCTTTCACTGCCGATGAGTGAAACCGTCACCGCAGGCGCAAGGGTGCGGCGTCAACGCGACACGTCGATGGCCCGACGCCTGGCCTTCGACCTGTTGCAGCGGCAACTGCGAGGCATCGACGAGTACCTGCCCACACCGTCCCTGCCCGTCAGCTGGCTGGACAAACCCTTCGCCGAGTACTGCTATCATTTGGCCGCGCTCAAGGAGTTATCCACAATCGGGACGCAGGACTGGTCAGCCGTCGAAGCGGCCGGTTGGCGGCGACTCGCGCAGGTGCGCAATCTGGAACTGGTGCGCGGGCTCTTCCGACGCCCACTGGAGCTTTGGCTGGTGCTCGACCGAGCACTTTTCCTCACCGAACAGGGTTACACCCTTCGCCTCGGAACGTTCTGCGAAACGCCCCTCACGCCGCGTAATTTCCTGCTGCTCGCCGAGCGTGATTAA
- a CDS encoding ABC transporter permease: MNWEVIIKWLPKLAQGATLTLELVAIAVIAGLLLAIPLGIARSSRLWWVRAFPYGYIFFFRGTPLLVQLFLVYYGLAQFDAVRNSSLWPYLRDPFWCATATMTLHTAAYIAEILRGAIQAIPPGEIEAARALGMSRNKALFYIILPRAARIGLPAYSNEVILMLKASALASTVTLLELTGMARTIIARTYLPVEIFFAAGMFYLLMTFILVHGFKLLERWLRVDACQGR; the protein is encoded by the coding sequence ATGAATTGGGAAGTCATCATCAAGTGGCTGCCGAAACTGGCCCAGGGCGCGACGCTGACCCTGGAACTGGTGGCCATCGCCGTCATCGCCGGCCTGCTGCTGGCCATTCCGCTGGGCATCGCTCGCTCATCGCGCCTGTGGTGGGTGCGGGCATTTCCCTACGGCTACATCTTCTTTTTCCGTGGTACGCCGCTGCTGGTTCAACTGTTCCTGGTCTACTACGGCCTGGCGCAATTCGACGCGGTGCGTAACAGTTCGTTGTGGCCTTACCTGCGTGACCCGTTCTGGTGTGCCACGGCGACCATGACCCTGCACACGGCGGCCTACATTGCAGAGATCCTGCGTGGAGCGATCCAGGCCATTCCGCCGGGCGAGATCGAAGCAGCACGGGCGCTGGGCATGTCGCGCAACAAGGCGTTGTTCTACATCATCCTGCCCCGCGCGGCGCGCATCGGCCTGCCCGCCTACAGCAACGAAGTAATCCTGATGCTCAAGGCCAGTGCCCTGGCCAGCACCGTGACGCTGCTGGAACTCACCGGCATGGCGCGTACCATCATTGCCCGCACGTACCTGCCGGTGGAGATCTTCTTCGCCGCCGGCATGTTCTACCTGCTGATGACCTTTATCCTGGTGCACGGCTTCAAGCTGCTGGAGCGCTGGTTGCGCGTCGATGCCTGCCAGGGGCGTTGA
- a CDS encoding ABC transporter permease, producing the protein MIIDLYGFGPALAAGALMTVKLALSALCLGLVLGLLGALAKTSPYKPLQWLGGTYSTLVRGVPELLWVLLIYFGTVNLMRALGEFFGNPDLELNAFAAGVIALGLCFGAYATEVFRGAILAIPKGHREAGVALGLSKWRIFTKLIMPQMWRIALPGLGNLFMILMKDTALVSVIGLEEIMRHAQIGVTVSKQPFTFYMVAALMYLGLTILAMIGMHFMEKRAARGFARSSQ; encoded by the coding sequence ATGATTATCGACCTCTACGGATTCGGCCCGGCGCTTGCCGCTGGCGCGCTGATGACTGTGAAACTGGCACTCTCGGCCCTGTGCCTGGGGCTGGTGCTCGGTTTGCTCGGCGCCCTGGCCAAGACTTCCCCGTACAAGCCGCTGCAATGGCTTGGCGGCACTTATTCGACATTGGTTCGTGGCGTCCCTGAGCTGCTCTGGGTGCTGCTGATCTACTTCGGCACGGTCAACCTGATGCGTGCCCTGGGCGAGTTCTTCGGCAATCCCGACCTTGAACTCAATGCCTTCGCTGCCGGCGTGATTGCGCTGGGGCTGTGCTTCGGCGCCTACGCCACCGAAGTGTTTCGTGGTGCGATCCTCGCCATTCCCAAGGGCCATCGTGAGGCCGGCGTGGCCCTGGGCCTGTCGAAGTGGCGCATCTTCACCAAGTTGATCATGCCGCAAATGTGGCGCATCGCCCTGCCGGGCCTGGGCAACCTGTTCATGATCCTGATGAAGGACACCGCGTTGGTGTCGGTCATCGGCCTTGAAGAAATCATGCGCCACGCCCAGATCGGCGTGACCGTATCCAAACAGCCCTTCACCTTCTATATGGTGGCCGCGCTCATGTACCTGGGCCTGACCATTCTTGCCATGATCGGCATGCACTTCATGGAAAAACGCGCCGCTCGCGGCTTCGCGAGGAGCAGCCAATGA
- a CDS encoding ABC transporter substrate-binding protein, with amino-acid sequence MQNYKKVFLAAAVTLAFSAGAMAETLKMGIEAAYPPFNNKDASGNVVGFDKEIGDALCAKMKVDCTVVTSDWDGIIPALNAKKFDFLISSMSITDERKQAVDFTDPYYSNKLQFIAAKDKDFKTDADALKGKVIGAQRATLAGTWMEDNRSGVETKLYDTQENAYLDLVSGRLDGILADKYVQYEWLKSDAGKNFEFKGEPVEESDKIGIAVRKGDPIREKLNTALKEIVADGTYKKINDKYFPFSIY; translated from the coding sequence ATGCAAAACTATAAAAAGGTCTTCCTGGCCGCCGCCGTCACCCTGGCCTTCAGCGCCGGTGCCATGGCCGAAACCTTGAAGATGGGCATCGAAGCGGCCTACCCGCCGTTCAACAACAAGGATGCCAGCGGCAACGTCGTCGGCTTCGACAAGGAAATCGGCGACGCCCTGTGCGCCAAGATGAAAGTCGACTGCACCGTGGTCACTTCGGACTGGGACGGCATCATTCCGGCCCTGAACGCCAAGAAGTTCGACTTCCTGATCTCCTCGATGTCGATCACCGACGAGCGTAAGCAGGCGGTGGACTTCACCGACCCGTACTACTCGAACAAGCTGCAGTTCATCGCGGCGAAAGACAAAGACTTCAAAACCGACGCGGACGCCCTGAAAGGCAAAGTGATCGGCGCACAACGCGCGACCCTGGCCGGTACCTGGATGGAAGACAACCGTTCCGGCGTCGAAACCAAACTCTACGACACCCAGGAAAACGCCTACCTCGACCTGGTCTCCGGTCGCCTGGACGGCATCCTGGCCGACAAATATGTGCAATACGAGTGGCTGAAAAGCGACGCCGGCAAGAACTTTGAATTCAAGGGCGAGCCAGTGGAAGAAAGCGACAAGATCGGTATCGCTGTACGTAAAGGCGACCCGATCCGCGAGAAGCTGAACACCGCACTGAAAGAAATCGTCGCTGACGGCACCTACAAGAAGATCAACGACAAGTACTTCCCGTTCAGCATCTACTGA
- a CDS encoding ABC transporter ATP-binding protein has protein sequence MAEATPALEIRNLHKRYGQLEVLKGISLTARDGDVISILGSSGSGKSTFLRCINLLENPHQGQILVAGEELKLKAAKNGELHAADNKQINRLRSEIGFVFQNFNLWPHMSVLDNIIEAPRRVLGQSKAEAIEVAEALLAKVGIADKRHAYPAQLSGGQQQRAAIARTLAMQPKVILFDEPTSALDPEMVQEVLNVIRALAEEGRTMLLVTHEMSFARQVSSEVVFLHQGLVEEQGSPQQVFENPLSARCKQFMSSNR, from the coding sequence ATGGCTGAGGCCACGCCCGCGCTTGAAATCCGCAACTTGCACAAACGCTACGGACAGCTTGAGGTGCTCAAAGGCATATCGCTGACCGCCCGTGACGGCGATGTGATCTCGATCCTGGGTTCTTCCGGTTCCGGCAAGTCCACCTTCCTGCGCTGCATCAACCTGCTGGAAAACCCGCATCAGGGGCAGATCCTGGTCGCCGGTGAAGAACTCAAGCTCAAGGCCGCCAAGAATGGCGAGCTGCACGCCGCCGACAATAAACAGATCAATCGCCTGCGCAGCGAGATCGGTTTTGTGTTTCAAAACTTTAATCTGTGGCCGCACATGAGTGTGCTCGACAACATCATCGAGGCACCGCGCCGCGTGCTCGGTCAGAGCAAGGCCGAAGCCATCGAAGTCGCCGAAGCCCTGCTGGCCAAGGTCGGCATCGCCGACAAGCGCCATGCCTACCCGGCGCAGCTCTCCGGTGGCCAGCAGCAGCGCGCCGCCATCGCCCGTACATTGGCGATGCAGCCCAAGGTGATCCTGTTCGACGAGCCCACCTCCGCCCTTGACCCGGAAATGGTCCAGGAAGTACTTAATGTCATCCGCGCACTGGCCGAAGAAGGCCGCACCATGTTGCTGGTCACCCACGAAATGAGCTTCGCCCGTCAGGTGTCCAGCGAAGTGGTGTTCCTCCACCAGGGCCTGGTAGAAGAGCAAGGATCGCCACAGCAGGTCTTCGAAAACCCGCTTTCGGCGCGCTGCAAACAATTCATGTCCAGCAACCGCTAA
- the gabP gene encoding GABA permease, producing MSSTPSSNGLEQGLKPRHVTMLSIAGVIGAGLFVGSGHAIAAAGPAVLLAYAAAGMLVVLVMRMLGEMAVASPDTGSFSTYADRAIGHWAGFTIGWLYWWFWVLVIPLEANAAATILHAWFPGVDIWAFALVITMLLTVTNLFSVKNYGEFEFWFALLKVVAIIGFIILGLAAIFGFLPGSQVSGVSHLFDTQGFLPNGMGAVLGAILTTMFSFMGTEIVTIAAAESKNPGKQISKATNSVIWRIGLFYLVSIFIVVALVPWNDPVLASVGSYQTVLERMGIPNAKMIVDIVVLVAVTSCLNSALYTSSRMLFSLGKRGDAPAVSTRTNKSGTPYWAVMLSTGAAFLATFANYVAPAAVFEFLLASSGAIALLVYLVIAISQLRMRKQRMARGEKIVFSMWLFPGLTYAVIVFIVAALTIMGFQDAHRVEILATGLLSVLVVAAGLLVARRRRNEQLSAAMAR from the coding sequence ATGAGCAGTACCCCAAGCTCCAACGGCCTCGAACAGGGGCTCAAACCGCGTCATGTGACCATGCTGTCGATCGCCGGGGTTATCGGTGCCGGCCTGTTCGTCGGTTCCGGCCACGCCATCGCTGCCGCCGGCCCGGCCGTGCTGCTGGCGTACGCCGCCGCCGGTATGCTGGTTGTTCTTGTCATGCGCATGCTCGGCGAAATGGCCGTTGCCTCGCCGGACACCGGTTCCTTCTCGACTTACGCTGACCGCGCAATCGGTCACTGGGCCGGTTTCACCATCGGCTGGCTCTACTGGTGGTTCTGGGTGCTGGTGATCCCGCTGGAGGCCAACGCCGCCGCGACCATCCTGCACGCCTGGTTCCCGGGTGTGGACATCTGGGCCTTCGCCCTGGTCATCACCATGTTGCTGACCGTGACCAACCTGTTCAGCGTGAAGAACTACGGTGAGTTCGAATTCTGGTTCGCCCTGCTCAAAGTGGTGGCGATCATCGGTTTCATCATTCTCGGGTTGGCGGCGATCTTCGGTTTCCTGCCAGGCAGCCAGGTCAGCGGCGTGTCGCACCTGTTCGATACCCAAGGCTTCCTGCCTAACGGCATGGGCGCAGTGCTGGGCGCAATTTTGACCACCATGTTCTCCTTCATGGGTACCGAGATCGTGACCATTGCGGCCGCCGAATCGAAGAACCCTGGCAAGCAGATCTCCAAGGCCACCAACTCGGTGATCTGGCGGATCGGTTTGTTCTACCTCGTGTCGATCTTCATCGTTGTGGCCCTGGTGCCGTGGAACGACCCGGTTCTGGCCAGCGTCGGTTCCTACCAGACCGTGCTTGAGCGCATGGGCATCCCGAATGCCAAGATGATCGTCGACATCGTCGTACTGGTTGCCGTGACCAGCTGCCTGAACTCGGCGCTGTACACCTCGTCGCGCATGCTGTTCTCCCTGGGCAAGCGCGGTGATGCACCGGCCGTGTCCACCCGTACCAACAAGAGCGGCACGCCTTACTGGGCTGTGATGTTGTCCACCGGCGCGGCCTTCCTGGCCACCTTCGCCAACTATGTGGCGCCGGCTGCCGTGTTCGAGTTCCTGCTGGCCAGCTCGGGCGCCATTGCGCTGCTGGTTTACCTGGTGATCGCGATTTCGCAACTGCGCATGCGCAAGCAGCGTATGGCGCGCGGCGAGAAAATCGTCTTCAGCATGTGGCTGTTCCCGGGCCTGACCTACGCGGTGATCGTGTTCATCGTCGCGGCCCTGACCATCATGGGCTTCCAGGACGCCCACCGCGTGGAAATCCTCGCGACCGGCCTGCTGAGCGTGCTGGTGGTGGCTGCTGGCTTGCTGGTGGCGCGCCGTCGCCGCAATGAGCAGTTGAGTGCCGCCATGGCGCGCTGA
- a CDS encoding alpha/beta fold hydrolase, with translation MDSQDISLAPTQIALPLPTCASPAPFKEPAADGFILGGFTWQHPTQDTQRPVVIINAATSVRCRHYSRFADYLFANGFNVITYDYRGIGESRPESLRSLKASWSDWGALDFEAMLKRARREFPGQPIDVVGHSFGGCAAGLGASGHVIRRLVTVGAQFAYWRDYAPAHRWRMFGKWHVVMPLITMLYGFFPGKRLGWLEDTPAGVVRDWSTPTGRYEKRPSGRAIVARQGALPFAMVSAKTLAISVTDDPYGTIPAIERLLGYFTGGTNTHLRIAPEDIGEQQVGHFAFFRSAYQATLWPIALSWLQSGELAPGTPGRLMPRSEPC, from the coding sequence ATGGACTCGCAGGACATTTCACTGGCGCCCACGCAAATCGCCTTGCCGCTGCCCACCTGCGCCTCCCCTGCCCCGTTCAAGGAGCCCGCCGCCGACGGCTTCATCCTCGGTGGCTTCACTTGGCAGCATCCCACCCAAGACACACAACGCCCGGTGGTGATCATCAACGCCGCCACCTCGGTGCGCTGCCGGCATTACTCGCGCTTCGCTGACTACCTGTTCGCCAACGGCTTCAATGTCATCACCTATGACTACCGCGGCATCGGCGAGTCGCGGCCTGAGTCGCTGAGAAGCTTGAAGGCGTCATGGTCGGATTGGGGCGCGCTGGATTTCGAGGCGATGCTCAAGCGCGCCAGACGTGAGTTCCCCGGCCAGCCCATCGATGTCGTCGGCCACAGCTTTGGCGGCTGTGCGGCAGGCCTGGGGGCGTCCGGGCATGTCATCCGGCGCCTGGTGACCGTCGGCGCACAATTCGCCTACTGGCGCGACTACGCGCCCGCTCATCGCTGGCGGATGTTCGGCAAGTGGCATGTGGTGATGCCGCTGATCACCATGCTCTACGGTTTTTTCCCCGGCAAACGCCTGGGTTGGCTCGAGGACACCCCCGCCGGCGTGGTGCGTGACTGGAGCACCCCCACCGGTCGCTATGAAAAGCGCCCCAGCGGACGCGCAATCGTCGCCAGGCAGGGCGCCCTGCCCTTCGCGATGGTGAGTGCAAAAACCCTGGCCATCAGCGTCACAGACGACCCTTACGGCACCATCCCGGCCATCGAGCGCCTGCTCGGCTACTTCACTGGCGGTACGAATACCCACCTGCGCATCGCCCCCGAAGACATCGGCGAACAACAAGTCGGACATTTCGCCTTTTTTCGCAGCGCATACCAAGCCACACTATGGCCCATCGCATTGTCCTGGCTGCAAAGCGGCGAATTGGCCCCCGGTACACCCGGGCGGCTGATGCCACGCAGCGAGCCCTGTTAA
- a CDS encoding carboxypeptidase regulatory-like domain-containing protein: protein MKRSLAVILPLAAVGLLMFSVALEAASTEPFDNSGVQIQRQEQNGVAYLSGGIGEDEAKAIQQATGYNLHMTFSIGPEGKYVPDVDVVVQKAQGPTVLTLSQAGPLVYVQLPPGKYNVVATRNGETRRDTADVAGGSPRQLVFTWRGKGE, encoded by the coding sequence ATGAAACGTTCCCTTGCAGTCATTCTTCCCCTCGCTGCCGTTGGCCTGCTGATGTTCTCGGTGGCGCTGGAGGCCGCCAGCACCGAGCCTTTCGACAATTCCGGCGTGCAGATCCAGCGGCAGGAGCAAAACGGAGTGGCGTATCTGTCCGGCGGTATCGGCGAGGACGAGGCGAAGGCCATCCAGCAAGCGACGGGCTACAACCTGCACATGACCTTTTCCATCGGGCCCGAGGGCAAGTATGTGCCTGACGTCGATGTGGTCGTGCAGAAGGCACAGGGCCCGACAGTGCTGACGCTGAGCCAGGCCGGCCCGTTGGTCTATGTGCAGCTGCCACCCGGTAAATACAACGTGGTGGCGACACGCAACGGTGAGACGCGGCGCGATACGGCGGACGTCGCCGGTGGCTCGCCCAGGCAGCTGGTGTTCACCTGGCGCGGCAAGGGTGAATAA
- a CDS encoding oxidative damage protection protein, protein MTRTIMCRKYKEELPALERAPFPGAKGQDIFDHVSAKAWADWQKHQTLLINEKRLNMMNADDRKYLQGEMDKYFSGEDYAKAEGYVPPAQ, encoded by the coding sequence ATGACCCGCACCATCATGTGCCGCAAGTACAAAGAAGAATTGCCCGCCCTGGAACGCGCCCCGTTCCCCGGCGCCAAGGGCCAGGACATTTTTGACCACGTTTCGGCCAAGGCCTGGGCCGACTGGCAGAAACACCAGACCCTGCTGATCAACGAAAAGCGCCTGAACATGATGAACGCCGACGACCGCAAATACTTGCAGGGCGAAATGGACAAGTACTTCTCGGGCGAGGATTACGCCAAGGCCGAAGGCTACGTGCCACCGGCGCAATAA